Proteins encoded by one window of Gemmatimonadota bacterium:
- a CDS encoding sulfite oxidase: protein MNMDRRTVGEGLYELYRQDPDEADRLLFGRQTHPDRRGFLKNAGLAAMGALVGASIPFHRNMPAHFIPVALAAEAVIPGKDGLTVLNDRPMCVETPPHLLDDAITTHRRHFVRNNGLMPEDLDASRWKLAIDGLVDKPVTLGLDDLASRFEVVTRSLALECAGNGRAFFDPKTKGEQWTYGAVACSEWTGVRLSDVLKAVGVHDGAVYTAHYGADTHLSGESAGLPISRGVPIDKAMDEHNLIAFAQNGRPIHPMNGGPLRLMVPGWPGSCSQKWLIRIEIRDQVHDGAKMAGTSYRLPGRGIAPGEAVDEKDSRIIEDMPVKSLISHPATGHRTNERSVEVRGHAWTGEGRVDSVDLSIDFGATWMPTTLDEPVNAYAWQNWRTEVPFPREGYYEVWARAMDSQGVSQPHAIAWNPGGYLNNAMHRVAVYAE from the coding sequence ATGAACATGGACAGGCGCACCGTGGGCGAAGGACTGTACGAACTCTACCGGCAAGACCCCGACGAAGCCGACCGGCTGCTGTTTGGCCGCCAAACCCACCCGGACAGGCGGGGATTCCTGAAAAACGCGGGCCTGGCCGCCATGGGTGCGCTGGTCGGGGCTTCGATCCCCTTTCATCGCAATATGCCCGCCCACTTCATTCCCGTGGCGCTCGCCGCCGAAGCCGTCATTCCGGGCAAGGATGGTCTCACGGTCCTCAATGACCGACCCATGTGCGTGGAAACCCCGCCGCATCTCCTTGATGACGCCATCACCACCCACCGAAGACATTTCGTCCGAAACAACGGGCTGATGCCCGAAGACCTGGACGCATCGCGCTGGAAACTGGCGATCGACGGCCTGGTCGACAAACCGGTGACGCTTGGTCTGGACGATCTCGCCAGCCGCTTCGAGGTCGTAACCCGTTCGCTGGCCTTGGAATGCGCGGGAAACGGGCGGGCATTCTTCGACCCGAAGACGAAGGGCGAACAGTGGACCTACGGCGCGGTGGCCTGCTCGGAATGGACGGGGGTGCGACTGTCGGACGTCCTGAAGGCCGTCGGAGTGCACGACGGGGCCGTCTACACCGCCCACTACGGCGCCGATACCCACCTGTCCGGCGAGTCGGCCGGGCTTCCAATCTCCCGCGGGGTGCCGATCGACAAGGCCATGGACGAGCACAATCTCATCGCCTTCGCCCAGAACGGGCGGCCGATCCACCCTATGAACGGCGGGCCTCTCCGGTTGATGGTCCCGGGATGGCCCGGGTCGTGTTCCCAGAAATGGTTGATCCGCATAGAGATACGGGACCAGGTACACGACGGGGCCAAGATGGCCGGCACCTCTTACCGCTTGCCGGGCCGGGGGATCGCACCCGGCGAGGCCGTGGACGAAAAAGACTCCCGCATCATAGAGGACATGCCAGTCAAGTCGCTGATTTCCCATCCCGCGACGGGGCACAGAACAAATGAACGGTCAGTGGAAGTGCGGGGCCATGCGTGGACAGGCGAGGGGCGCGTCGACTCGGTTGATCTTTCGATCGACTTCGGGGCGACCTGGATGCCCACGACGCTGGATGAACCGGTGAACGCCTACGCCTGGCAGAACTGGCGGACCGAGGTGCCGTTTCCGCGGGAGGGGTATTACGAGGTTTGGGCCAGGGCGATGGATTCGCAAGGGGTTAGCCAGCCCCACGCCATCGCGTGGAATCCCGGCGGCTACCTGAACAACGCCATGCACCGCGTCGCGGTTTACGCGGAGTAA
- a CDS encoding phytanoyl-CoA dioxygenase family protein: MAQTTLQDTRFKQMPTPEDLIRMSRDLRYHPVRNDHPTMLSSAQIDTFNEQGYLKPFRIYSDTEIGAIRDEFDGMIEQVMARGDHNYSIISAHLKSGMVHDIINDPRIVAYISDLLGDDVVGWGAHFFCKLPGDGKIVNWHQDASFWPLSPSKTVTAWLAIDDADTGNACMRFMAGSHHYGHLTYHLSEDAENNVLNQTVKEVEMYGTEVDIELKAGEISLHSDLLLHGSGLNTSDRRRCGLTLRYCAASVRAELNWNKEGVIVKGSDPTGHWTDLPRPAVDNV; this comes from the coding sequence ATGGCTCAGACGACCCTGCAGGACACCCGGTTCAAGCAGATGCCGACCCCGGAAGATCTGATCCGCATGTCGCGCGACCTGCGGTACCATCCGGTCCGCAACGATCATCCGACCATGCTATCGAGCGCGCAGATCGATACCTTCAACGAACAGGGCTATCTGAAGCCGTTCAGGATATACTCGGACACGGAGATCGGCGCCATACGGGACGAATTCGACGGCATGATCGAGCAGGTCATGGCGCGGGGCGACCACAACTACTCCATCATATCGGCCCACCTCAAGTCGGGCATGGTGCACGATATCATCAACGATCCGCGGATCGTCGCCTACATCAGCGACCTGTTGGGGGATGACGTCGTCGGGTGGGGCGCCCACTTCTTCTGCAAACTTCCGGGAGACGGCAAGATCGTCAACTGGCACCAGGACGCCAGCTTCTGGCCGCTCTCGCCGTCAAAGACGGTCACCGCCTGGCTGGCCATCGACGACGCGGACACGGGCAACGCCTGCATGCGGTTCATGGCCGGATCGCACCACTACGGCCACCTGACCTACCACCTGAGCGAAGATGCCGAGAACAACGTGCTCAACCAGACGGTGAAGGAAGTCGAGATGTACGGCACCGAGGTGGATATCGAACTCAAGGCGGGCGAGATTTCGCTGCATAGCGACCTGCTGCTACACGGATCCGGGCTCAACACGTCGGACCGGCGCCGGTGCGGCCTGACGCTTCGGTACTGCGCCGCGTCCGTGCGCGCCGAACTCAACTGGAACAAGGAAGGCGTGATCGTCAAGGGATCCGATCCCACCGGCCACTGGACTGATCTGCCGCGACCCGCGGTGGATAACGTGTAG
- a CDS encoding restriction endonuclease, SacI family, producing MNRDELSDWLDSAWETVCQSAYDEPDPEVDHFVNHRLTSIRYAVITQLLAKIVNPVRDILRLTSEGTSEDTAPRTLASAVVVPWSQTNDNVLGGSADPYVNNPLRRDSLLSDESTIRTSDRAEWARLAEYLDHWNQADRADIESQVFRVLRCIARRRDRQKIIYPVPDRVSSRLLANVVEVFLAEPSGGLRPLIVVTALMKTLGSTFSLFTRVESQGLNEADTARNRPGDVMCYGPATGDENSGSDEELRLVVEVKDTTITLQQIEHSLAKVNASRETTHDLLFASPAIAEVDALVISARLDRAWRQGLDVKRVDVLTLVRATTVLLRNAERIEFLHKIGEELNQRSEHAHRDTWRRLLEEAE from the coding sequence ATGAACAGGGATGAGCTGTCGGACTGGCTCGATTCTGCCTGGGAGACGGTCTGTCAGTCGGCGTATGACGAGCCTGACCCCGAAGTCGATCATTTTGTTAATCACAGATTGACTTCGATTCGCTATGCCGTAATTACTCAACTGCTTGCGAAAATCGTCAATCCTGTTCGAGACATTCTTCGCCTGACCAGTGAAGGCACGTCCGAAGACACAGCACCCAGGACGCTTGCATCGGCTGTGGTGGTTCCCTGGAGTCAGACGAACGACAATGTGCTCGGCGGCAGCGCCGATCCCTACGTCAACAATCCCCTTCGTCGAGATTCTCTCCTGTCCGACGAAAGTACGATCAGAACCAGTGATCGGGCGGAATGGGCCCGTCTCGCAGAATACCTGGATCATTGGAACCAGGCTGATCGTGCTGATATCGAGAGTCAGGTTTTTCGCGTACTGCGATGTATCGCGCGACGGCGAGATCGTCAGAAGATCATATATCCCGTCCCCGACCGCGTCAGCAGCAGACTCCTCGCGAATGTGGTCGAAGTGTTTTTGGCCGAACCGAGTGGCGGTCTGCGTCCGCTGATTGTCGTCACCGCGCTCATGAAGACCCTTGGATCGACCTTCTCTCTGTTCACTCGGGTTGAATCGCAAGGTCTGAATGAAGCGGACACCGCTCGGAACAGGCCCGGGGACGTGATGTGTTACGGACCGGCAACGGGAGACGAGAACAGTGGTAGCGACGAAGAGCTTCGTCTCGTGGTTGAAGTCAAGGACACGACAATCACTCTACAGCAAATCGAACACTCGTTGGCCAAGGTCAATGCAAGCCGCGAAACGACACACGATCTGCTCTTCGCATCACCGGCGATTGCCGAAGTCGACGCGTTGGTAATCAGTGCCCGGCTCGACCGTGCCTGGCGGCAGGGATTGGACGTCAAAAGAGTTGACGTTCTGACTTTGGTTCGGGCTACGACCGTATTACTCCGGAATGCTGAACGCATTGAGTTTCTTCATAAAATAGGTGAGGAACTGAACCAGCGCAGTGAGCATGCGCACCGCGACACGTGGCGGCGACTATTGGAAGAGGCGGAGTAA
- a CDS encoding DNA adenine methylase, whose amino-acid sequence MNQRPIPNTALPNSTGSGRRIATKKRSGRRKIAFGWYGGKYSHLDFILPHLPTDCRHFCDVFGGSAAILINREPVPVETYNDLDSELVNFFRILRNHPDELTRAVSLTPFSREELVLACTPSEGLSDLERARRFYVRARQTRTGLAQTSSEGRWAHCVLTSRAGMAGAVSRWLGSAEFLPEIAQRLLRVQIENAPAVDVVRRYDTDDTVFYVDPPYVHETRGDANAYAFEMDDRAHEELAEVLNGARGHVVLSGYRNPLYDRLYDRWRRVDAPEKTCHSVRSKRQESLWINR is encoded by the coding sequence ATGAACCAAAGACCAATCCCTAATACCGCCTTGCCGAATTCGACAGGTTCTGGTCGCCGAATCGCAACGAAGAAAAGAAGTGGACGACGCAAGATCGCCTTTGGCTGGTATGGCGGCAAGTATTCCCATCTCGATTTCATCCTGCCTCATCTACCAACCGACTGCCGGCATTTCTGCGATGTATTCGGTGGTTCGGCGGCAATCCTCATCAATCGCGAACCGGTGCCGGTCGAAACATACAATGATCTCGACTCCGAACTTGTTAACTTCTTCCGTATCCTGCGTAATCATCCGGACGAGTTAACGCGGGCGGTTTCGTTAACACCGTTTTCGAGAGAGGAGCTTGTTCTCGCCTGTACGCCATCCGAGGGTCTATCCGACCTCGAGCGCGCGAGACGTTTCTATGTTCGTGCCCGCCAGACCCGGACCGGGCTTGCTCAAACCAGCAGTGAGGGACGATGGGCTCATTGCGTGCTTACATCTCGGGCCGGTATGGCCGGGGCGGTTTCGCGGTGGCTTGGTTCAGCCGAGTTTCTTCCGGAAATCGCTCAACGGCTCTTAAGAGTTCAAATCGAAAACGCGCCTGCCGTGGACGTTGTCCGCCGGTACGATACGGACGATACGGTGTTCTATGTGGATCCTCCCTATGTCCACGAGACTAGAGGCGATGCCAACGCTTATGCATTCGAAATGGACGACCGTGCTCACGAAGAACTGGCCGAGGTCCTGAACGGTGCCCGTGGACACGTCGTGCTTTCAGGATACAGAAACCCGCTCTATGACCGGCTGTACGACCGCTGGAGACGCGTCGACGCGCCGGAAAAAACATGTCATTCCGTTCGATCGAAGAGACAGGAATCCCTGTGGATCAACCGATGA
- a CDS encoding helix-turn-helix transcriptional regulator: MTSINKHVGSDFDDFLKEEGLTQEVERVAIKRVIAYQVGQYMLNQGLTKTEMARRMHTSRASLDRLLDPENSSVTLQTLERAARALGRQLHIVLV; encoded by the coding sequence ATGACTTCTATTAACAAACACGTTGGAAGCGATTTCGATGACTTTCTGAAGGAAGAAGGACTGACTCAGGAGGTAGAACGAGTCGCGATCAAACGAGTGATTGCTTATCAAGTGGGGCAATACATGTTAAATCAAGGACTGACCAAGACAGAGATGGCCCGGCGAATGCACACGAGTCGCGCCTCACTGGATCGCCTTCTGGATCCGGAAAACAGTTCGGTCACGTTGCAGACCCTGGAACGGGCGGCCCGTGCGCTGGGAAGACAACTTCATATCGTCCTGGTTTGA